The Nitrospirota bacterium DNA window TTCAGTGGAGAAAATATCGCTTCTTATGAATCCGGGACCGTCTCCATGAGCCAGGTCATCCAGTCCCCCATCGTCAGGAACAATGAAACCATCTTTCGTAAGAATCTGAAGCCCGTCTCCTACGTGATGAGCGAACTCTCCGGATCAGAAGAAGCGCCCGTTTACGGCATTTTAAAAATGGCCCCGAAATTGCCCTATCCCACACAGACTGCGGAGATTCCATGGAACACAGCATCTCCAATCGTTAAGTGGGACGGGGAATGGTTTATCACGTATGAAGTCTTCAGGGATCTCGGCATCTCTTTCGCCTGCGTCATGCTCCTGATCTATATTTTGATGGTCGGGTGGTTTCGCAGTTTTGCCGTTCCGCTGGTAATCATGGTACCGATCCCGGTCAGCCTGATTGGAATTCTTCCCGGGCATCTGATAGTGGGTGCATTTTTTACGGCGACTTCCATGATTGGTTTTATTGCCGGAGCCGGAATTATTGTGAGAAATTCCATTATTCTGGTCGATTTTATCGACCGGCAGATCGAATCGGGTATGCCATTAAAAGAAGCGGTCATCCGTTCCGGGATTTTGAGGTTTAGGCCGATTCTGATGACCGGTGGCGCGGTCGTTGTCGGAAGTTCTGTCATGCTCTTTGACCCCATCTTTCAGGGCCTGGCAGTCAGCTTGATATTCGGGGAAATTGCGGCAACGATTTTAACCCCATTTACGTATCCAAGATTTTAAAAATGAAATTGAACTATAAGAGAAAGGAGAAAACGATGTCTATTGAAAACCAGATACGTGCCATCGTGGGCACATTGATTCTTGCAAGTATTGGATTGACGATTTATCAGTCGCCGTACTGGTTCTTTTTGACCGGGTTTGTCGGACTCAATTTGTTGCAGTCGAGTTTTACACAATTCTGTCCGCTTGAGATGATGCTTAAAAAAATAGAAGGAAAGAAGGAGTCATTCGGTTATCGCCCGGGCCGGAGAAACGGGTGAATCGAACATGATCAGAAAGGAAAGACAATGAGTGCTAATCAAGTTAGTCAGGAAAAAGAGTTGATGGTTATTTCCCCCGGAGAAGGGGTGGAACTGGAAATACGATATCGGAATCACAGCGTGATTGTGGACCAACCTCTTGATGCGGGAGGAAAAAATCGTGGAATGACGCCCGTTGAATTGTTCGTCGGGTCGCTTGGTGCGTGTATCGGTTATTATGCGGTCCGTTTCTGCTTGAGACACCAGTTGAAGACAGAAGGTCTTCAAGTATCCATAGGCTGGGCGTTTGAGGAGACCCCTCATCGGATTGGATCCATAACGGTACAGGTAAGTCTCCCAAAAGATTGGAATACTGATTTGAACCAACGTTTCCAGAAGGTGCTGGAAGGCTGTCCCGTTCATCAATCCATCAAATTTGAGCCAAAAATTCTGATTGCCCTGAAAAAATGATCAGAGCGGCGAACATTTCACTTTATTTCAAGAAATGTTCCCGGCACTACTTTGAATTGTGAGAGAGCTACCGGGTCAGATTACGGAAAAGTGTTGATATTTCCATTCAGGCAGAGGCCTAATAACCTTTTAGGCATACCTGTTTTCAGGAGGGATTGGATGACATGTGGGTTTTTAAGGTGTTCGGAATGTTGGTGATCTTGCTAGAAGGAGTACTTTTGCTGGCTTTTTGGGGAGGAGCTGTCTGGATAGGAGGTTGGAAAGGCGGCATGATTCTTCTTTCGGCAGTTTTGATGATTCTTATTCTCCCCTGGATAGGTCATCTTGAGGTTGAATTTGACCTGATCAAGGGATCAGCTAATATCAAGCTGGGGTGGTTTGCTCGAATTATAGTAGGAGACGGACCCGACCGGGAATCCCGATTCCGGTTTCTATTTTTTAGATGGCGTAGGCACACTGAATCAAGAAAAAGATCGAAAATCGGGAAGGTAAAAAATAAATCCGTATTAAATTTAAATCCGGAATCTTTAAGCCGGGGCGTTCTCGCTCTATTGCAAGGCATGAACGAATTGATTTGGGAGGCAGATGAAATATCCCTAAAGATTCAAGCGCCGACTCAGATCGATTTGGTCGACCAGGTCCTGGCCAGGGTTTTTGGAAAGCGCTTGTACGGTCCTCTTTTTCTAAGTGTTTCTGATGAAGGAGAAAGGGAGATTCTTATTCGATTCAGGATTGGACTCTTAAAAGGTTTCTTAATCGGCTTATATGCTTTGATACAGGGCCGTCCGCGACAAATGTGGCGGTCGGTCAAGGTTTGAGCAAGAAATAGAGTGGTCACAGAAAAGATATTACCCACACGCAAATAGAAGGATGGGAAGAAATGGCTGGATTCGATACCAACGAAATATTGGGAACCCTGATGACCGGAATTGCCAAAGTGGCAGAAACGGTTCAAATTATCCGGGAACCGATTGAGACGAACGGAAAGATGATCATCCCCGCCATAGTGGCCAAAGTGGCACTGGGGGCAGGCGGAGGTAGCGGGAAACGTATGGGTGGCGGAGGGGAAGAGGGAATGGGAAACGGCGGCGGAGGGGGTATGACTTTAACACCCGTTTTTCTGGTCATCGATGAAAAGGGAGAACGGCTCGTGACCGTTCCCGATGCTCTCAGTGCGGCTTCAGGACAGGTCATTCATAAAATCAAGGAAATGGCAGAAAGTTTTTTTTCGGGAAAGAGTCAACAGAAGGAAGAGAAGACCTAACGCTGTGTCAAGAAATTGGAATCGTGCTTGATGACGTCTGGGCCATTGAATCGAATTGACAGCCCCCTGTCGGCTAACTATACTGAGCCGGAATCCTGACAAACATTTTAAATGGTTCAATAATCAGTAGAATTAAATCGAGAAGGCCATATGAATAGAAAAAAAATGGAGTATTCGGGTATTTCTATCTTTTATTTTATTGTGATGATGGTTTTCTTTATTGTTAGTCCGAATGCGAAAGGAGAAGATTATCCCGAAAACTCGAAAGAGCAGTTCGGAAAGGGTCTCCTTTTCGGTGTTCCCGATATCAATGTTGAGTGGCATGGATTTATCAGCGTGGAATATTTTGACAATCAGGCCGATGCTGAAAATCCCATTCCTTCGTTTGATTCCCATAATTTTTATCTTTCGGCGAGAGCAGAAATTGGCACGGAACTGGTTCTTTTCGGAGAAGTTGAACATGAACATGGCGCAACTGTTAAAATTGATCGCGCATTCATGGATTGGCAAATTGAGCCCTATCTGACTTTTCGAATCGGCCGGTTTTACGTTCCTTTCAGTTACGAAAGGGTCAATTATTGGGCTCCTGCCAGACCGATGGCAAGCAGACCGTTTCTGGTTGATATTCCATTTCATGAGTGGTCGGACTCCGGGATTGAAATATTGGGGCGCACGGGAATGATCGGGTACGATTTCTCGATTGTAAACGGTCCAACGGCATTAACCGAGAATGGCATTGCAATTACGGATGATCGAGACAATAACCGAAACAAGGCGGTTGTCGGACGACTGAACTTTTTCCCGCTCCCTCTTTTACAGGCAGGAGTTGCCTATGCCCAGGGGATCTATAATATTGCCGGGGACAAGGCTTATCAGCTTTATGAAGTTGACGCCAGGTGGCGACCTGGGAAATTTGATATCTGGTTTGAATATGATAAGCGGACAGGGGACGACGAAGGTTGTTCCGCGAATAGCCCCCCCTGTGACCCTGCCTTTACGGGGGATGTTGCCAATAAAGAGGGATATTATGTTCTCGCTTCTTATAACCTGATTGAAGATCGGAAACGGATTCATTATCTCAAGCCGATCTTGCGTTTTGATACGATCAAAAGCAGTGATGCAGGATCGGGGTATCGGAGAGAAACAGTCGGCCTTAACTGGTCTCCCTTTGCTCATTTTTTATTGAGATCTGAATATGGCTACACTCAGGAAATCGACCAACCGAATCTTGCAAATGACGGTTATATGTTATCCGCCGTAATTGATTTCTAAAAGGGTCAATGGCTCCGTTGCGATACTTGAAAACGATCTTTTTTATTGCTATTTTTCTGTTGGGAGACTTGCCATTAATTGGGGGTCAATCTTACCGGGATGAAACGCCCAATTCCTTTAAGATTTACAAAGATCTTCTGGATAGAATTTCGAAGGAAGATACACCGATTAATTCCGAACAGATGGAGAAATATCTCTTTCTTATGGATCCGCTGATCACAGGATTGGGGCAAAAGACACATATTGTCATAAAAGAATCGTTTAAAGAGTCGATTGCCGATAATAACCGTAAATTAATCCGCACACAGGTCATAAGGTTGATCTTGTTGGATACGCAGGATTTGATCGACTTAATCGGGCAAGAAAACGGAAATTGGAAAAATGCAAAAAGATTTGCCTTGCGGGCCGCTTTAAATTATCAGTTGATCATGGAATTTCTTCAAAAGAAACATCCAGCACTCGATGAAAAAATAAAAACCGGATTCAAGAACCTGGAATTCACCTTTTCAAACCTTGATTTAACCTCTTCCCCAAATAAACCTGATCAGGACAAAAAATTCCTCATCGAAAATTTGTCGATGATGAGAGAGGCGATCGAAAAAGAATAGAGCAGTTTATCCTAGCTTGCGAAGAGCTTTTTGACGAATCCGAA harbors:
- a CDS encoding DUF2892 domain-containing protein; the encoded protein is MSIENQIRAIVGTLILASIGLTIYQSPYWFFLTGFVGLNLLQSSFTQFCPLEMMLKKIEGKKESFGYRPGRRNG
- a CDS encoding OsmC family protein gives rise to the protein MSANQVSQEKELMVISPGEGVELEIRYRNHSVIVDQPLDAGGKNRGMTPVELFVGSLGACIGYYAVRFCLRHQLKTEGLQVSIGWAFEETPHRIGSITVQVSLPKDWNTDLNQRFQKVLEGCPVHQSIKFEPKILIALKK